DNA from Electrophorus electricus isolate fEleEle1 chromosome 5, fEleEle1.pri, whole genome shotgun sequence:
gggCATATGCTCATCGATAAACATGAAGACACCAAGAACTTGAAATAAGTAGAGCCTGAAATTCATCCAAGTTTAAAACATCCTAGGCAGGACTAGGCAGACCAGGACTGTCTGTTGAACTTATTAAATTGCTAACAAACCTAGGTGAACACAGTGGACAACGTGCATTGTTGTCAATTGTTGTATCGAGGGAGTGTTTATTAcagaatatatttaatattttttgatatagttatataattttatatataatttataaaacTAGCACATGTATTCAATCAGACAGTACTTGCGGATCATGTACACATAGTGGTGGCAGCATATAGCAGTAAACCCATTAAGGATTCATTGTGGCAAATAACATAACAGGAAAGTGACAAAGGTTCcatgggttttgtttgtttgtttgtttgtttgtttgttttgaatgccATGAGTTTTTTCTTAAGTTATAATAAATCTTTTCAGATTGAACATATGCTGAGAGTTCTTTTAGCCACAATGAAGAACTTTGTGGATCACAGTTTTCCATTTTTGAGCAAAGTACTTTTTATCAGCTATCAAGGTCTATTTGTTCAAGTCAGGTTAGTAGTATTTACCAGTAGTAAGGATTCGTCTCCTAATAATGATAATCTAGGGTTGAGGGGAATCTCTGTACTTCTTACAGTCATTATTAGACTCTGTACCTCCTTCCAATAAGGAACATATGCAGAAGAGTCCCATATTCTATCTCACATCTCAGGCAAAATTTGCAGTGTCTAGAATGTATCTCATTGAGCCTCTCAGGAGTGTAGTGTTTTGTAAGGAGCATCTTAAACTGAAGAAGCTTTTGTCTGCTATTGTAGTGTCTTGGGCTTATTTTGCAAATATCTTTCCACTGTTCCtcttcataaatgtaatttaaatgctGCTCCCACTTGCTTTAGCTTTCAAcgtgtctttttttaaatccctaGTGTGTtgtacataaatgaaacaattcACTTTGAATGTAGCCTTCTTACATTTGTTCATCTAGCTCTGTAAATGCAAGAGGCACCAGTCACCCTCCATGTTGGACCTTGATGTAGTTTggaaagtgttaaaaaaaaaaaaaaagttgtaatTTGTCATGTAATTTGAATCTGGTGAAATTTTGCTTTATCTGGTCAAATGATTATAAGTGACCAAAGTTGTGCATATTATCTAATAGTATCTCTGATAGGACAGGATTGCTATAAGATGGTGTGTTTAGATTGTCTGCTGGTTACAATTTTTTAATGAATCTCTAACCAGGTGTGTTTAATATGTGTGTTATGAGCAGCAGATTTATGTGAATTGTACAAGGGGATCGAGAGTAAGCTTGATAGATGTATATCCTCTACAAAGTTTGAAGGTCTGTTGGGTCCAAATAATGCATCTAGAAATCCAGAAGACCAAGTCTTCTTTCACATAAGGTGGACATATCACATTTAGTTTACCACTAGCAGGTTTATTGTTCCTTAAAAAACTTGTAATCTGGCTGTTCATGTGTTTAAAGAGATGCTGAGGCACTAATGTTGAAATAGTGCTAAACAGATAAAGAACTTTGGGAAGAACATTCTTCTTTATGTTACCAATCAATGAAATTAATTCCAATCCACTCATTTCCATCTTTTCAAGTCTTGCGCTTTGTGTGACTTAAGTCATTGGTAATGTAGGTAACCTAGATACTTAAGAGCTTGACGATTCTTCATAACAAGGATATTTATGGAGGTCATGCCTTCTGCTGCCATGGTAAGTAGCGTAATAATCCTTTGGgctataaacattttgtaaccAGGAATATCAGCATATGGAGATATTTGTTGAAGGAGACTCTGTATAGATTGTCAATGTTTGGTTATATATTTAGctatatatagcatatatagcATAATGTCATCTGCATACATATGTATCCTGCATTTGATTTGTAATCCTGTGTCCTTGAGAGTGATCTGATTGCAATGGCTAAAGGTTTTAATCCAAGTGTAAACAGTGCCACAGATAAGGAACGTCCTTGTGTTAAGGGAAACGGGTTAGATATGTCATTATTGGTTTGAACACAAGCTATAGGGCACCTATTCCAATCAATCTGAGGAAATTTGAACCAAAATTCATCTTCAGAAGTACTGATCTTAAATAGTTCCACTCCATATGGTCGAatgcttttttccccaaagAAACTGCTAAAACTTGTTCATCATTGCCACAATGTAGATTATTATAAAATCTTCTTACAAAATATTATTACCACCAGAGCAATTCCAAAGGTTTTTAACAAGATTTCAAATATGATAGAAAGCCTGCAAAAAAATAGTAGTTCTGGCCTGATTACATGACTCTGGCTGTTAAATAGCTGGTCCACATATATTAGATGCTACTATATCAGAGACACCCGTCTAGTGGCGCGTTGGCCCTTCTTTAGCCTTCAGAACAGCATCGGTCTGTTGTGGCATGGATTCTACTAGGTGCTGAAatcattctgcaggaatcttggcccacGAGGACGGGACAGCTTCTCACAGTGGCTGCAGATTTGATGGAGGTACTGACAAGCTCTGAACAGCCCATTCTACCTCATCCCAGAGATGatctataggattaagatctggggactgtgaaggacAGGGAAACATGGAAAACTCACCATGTTCCTGGAACCCATCCGTGACTATAACAACCTtgttatagtatatatatatatatatatatatatatatatatatatatatatatatatatatatatatatatatatatatatgtgtgtgtgtgtgtgtgtgtgtgtgtgtgtgtagagagagagagagagagagagagagagagagagagagagagagagagagagagagagatttgtagGAAAGTACATTGACGAAGAAACAACCATTTTGAATTTtatcatcagctgtgcaagatTTGGACCTccttctgaaatgttctgtttctctggaaactctgtgtactttactagaGTTTTgaatctctacatctcttactacagtacactgcagctactcacctggaatcttcttcatatatatattaaagaattcaggtttttgttttactcATGTCAGTAATGCAATTAATTAAAAGTCAGAACTCAAGTCCTGAAGCAATCAGGCACAGTGTCACCCCAGAGAGATTGCTTAACTCACGTCTAAGACTTTACGAGAAAAATTAACAAAAGTGAATATGGTGTATTGGCTGTATGCTGGTGCTTTAACTCTTGTTTAATAAAAGTTCTCAAGCAGGATTCGAGTGTACGCTGTCATTTAGATACTGCTCCTATGGAGCGGGCGTAACCCACGCGGATTGTCGGCCTTTGAGAAAGAGCCGCTTTTATTCAGTGGCTGAAACAGTCATCAGAATAGAGCGCGCCGCTCTGTGCTATGATGCTGAATGATTAATGCGGCGCTCGGCCTCCCTAAAAGCCTGCAAAGGTCAGCGGCTCTGAGGAAACGAGTCTGCCCTCCACTGATCTCAGAATAGTTACGGAAAAAACGCAATCGCAAATGTCATGCGGTGACATCCCGCGAAGACTTCATAAGCGCATCCCATACGGACCACGCCTGTCCCAGTGGTTTCGCTGATATATTAGTGACAGTCAAATAGGCTAATGCACATTTATAACCCGAATCACCCGAGgttattatatttgtttgaaTAATGGACATCTGAAATGATATTCGCTTTTATGGCATGTCATTAGCGGATTGCAATGCTGGGAACTGGTTATGAAGTGTGTAGCAGTCAAGAGACTTCATTTGAGGGAGGATATTTgtgcttgtaaaaaaaaagcttgtgaAAGGTCTGTAAAGGATTATACTCTAATGTGGAGTATGTCTTTAAATCTGTACCTCAAATACATTTTCCGGTGCAGGACGTTATAATCACTGGCAGCTAATGTAACTGATTGGCTATACTGTAATCATACCTGTCTCCCAGGTACAGTGAGAGTGAAGGTTAAGAGTACCTGTCACACTTAGGTAAAATGTGAATAAGAAATATAAAGCAGTCAGAGGGTGCAGGGTAGTTAGTCATTGGAAATGGAACCTGCGCTAACCTGCATATATTACAAACACTAACTGATTTGTTCAGTTTCCAAAGGCATTTTCACAGCTCTGACCAGGGAATGCTAGTCAGGGGAAAGCTTACGGAGATGCTGCTGAAATTAAAGAAATGCATGTGCCCTGACTGACCACAAGAGGGCGCTACCGAAAGAAAATGACTTGTTTCTTCACTTACAGGTGCTGTGAATGAAGCCTGCCACTGCAGAGATTACCAGCATTGACACAGGCGACGGTTTAGTTTGCTTTCCCCATCCTAACAGTCTTGAGTCAAGTTGGGAGTGACTGCTGAAGCTCAGCTGGTAGACTGGTCACCACATGGTATTAATGACGAAGACCACTGGTTCAATTCCTAGACAGCACGTGTGggtactgataaatatgtaagtcccTTTTTGAGCTGTCATAGGTATTAGAGCAGATCAACACAGCAGGTTAAAAGTTCGACTAGTTAAGAATGAACAGGAAtttttgttcacatttatttcaagCTCActatcctgtttttttttaatgtatattttgacAAAGATTATAATTATTCAGAccagagtgaaaaaaaaaaaaaaatatcattcattatttttattagcaaatctgtgaaacaaaacaattgaACATCAAAATCAAACATGGAAGACAAATAAGAAGTGAATTTGTAGGGTAAACAGATCTCTTTAAGTGACCTGCCAGGTTGTACACAAGTTTAGGAAGATAAACTAGGCAGTGTTGTTCAagagaatttttttaattaatttttttctcctttttctttactatttaaaaaaacattacacaatcAATAAATTGCAACATACTGGAAACTTTAAGTCCACTTTTACAAAGCTGCATGATGTGGatactttcacacacatatCCACTTGGTATACGATGAATATATTATTGTGCCATGCATGATCTACAAAgatcacttttttgtttttgatttctgATGACATCCGACTTGTCCAACAGTCATAGTGCAGCATCTGTGTTTTACAGAGAACCCCTTTTTGCATGTATTCAATATTCACaccaatgaaaagaaaagggggAACAACTGCTGCGATTActaaaggggggaaaaaaaaaacaaaacaaaaaaacaaccagcaAACAAATTCTAGCATAACACCACCACCTTTTttaatacatgaaaaaaaatatttttttaaaaacactcaaGGATACGTATTTAAGCACAGCTACTTTGGCAGTTGCTCTGTGGATCTGAAGTTATGCCCTACTGGCCAGACACTTAAGTGTCCAAATGGATGACCAGTGTCTCCGTTTTTTTTGGAAAGTCAACGTCCGCCTCCATCAGAAGCACAGCAGCCATAGTGATTCGACACCTCCCCACATCAGCATCAGGGGCTGGAGGTGGCGCAGGTTCTTGCTTCAGACAAGCAGCTGAACAGCTACAGGGATCATCTAGGAGGAGGTGGTtcctacatcagtgatggttcCGAGGCGATGGCCGTTGGGGACACGGCTACGACGCCAAAGCCAGGTGCTTCATCCGTTACTGAAACCGTGGGCCCAGCGTCTGACAGCAGCCAGCAACCGCCGTGCCTTCGAGGCCGAGCCGCTGGCAATTCCAGAGGCGTGCAGCAGAGGGCACTGCCCAAGCTGTACAGGCTCTGCCTCTTCCATGCCCCAGTCCTGAGATcaaccactagagggagctgggtccacctcctcctcttcctctcacagGGGCCCGTTATGCGTCTTCTTCTTTGCTCTTCTCAGGTTTGGAATCAGGTTCTGAGGGGCCTGGGTTTTTCTCACCATCATTCCCTTCATCTGACAGGAAACAGAAAAGGTTTGTGAAGGGTTGTGGGAGCAGAGcgtaaaaatacattaaaaaggacagagtgagaaaagCTAGAGATGTCAGTTAGTATGCAAGACCTGCCATCCGCTAAAGGCAGACAGGCCTGCTAGGCATGGCCAGCTGTGGCTAGGTCTTTGCTGCACTCTGCACAGGGCAGCGGTTTGTTAACCAGGAGCTCGTGCAAAAGGCCGTAAAGCTCCCAAgcatctccatctctcccagAGCCTACCAATCCACTTCATAATTCATAGTGGCCTAGTCTTGCAGTGCCAGATTAGATTACAGAAGCCACTTAATGGCACATGAGCTTCTGTAGGTTTAAGGATGAGCTCACATCTGTTTACTTTACCATCTACGAACGATCCATTATTGATCCGCTTGAACACAGATAATTGTAATGATTCAACTTCAAAGCCTACAGTTCAGCTGAGTTGGATCAAACTTCAAATTTGATGGCCTTTGTGGATGTTAGTGGAGTGTAATACACAGCTGCTTTGTCAACAATGTCAGAAGCACAAACTTGGTTCAAAAACACCAATCGATTAACACGATTAACACTCGGTTTTCTCTGTAGACTTTTGTTTGACTAAAAAAAACGTTTGTATAGAAATACAATGTATAGAACATTTAACTTCTTTTCTGTTACAGGTTATTTTTGGTAGTAAGAACACATGATCCCATCCATCcaattttgaattttgttcTTTGGTAGCCTTTGTTAGTGGGTGGAGAAACTGGAAGACAAGGTAGATAACAAGATGTACATGCCTGCTTTGTTGATGCAGAGGTCTGACAGAGTCTGTGTGAGTCCACTAGCGTCCAGTTCACCAGAGTCTCCTAGAATGTCATGCACTGCATTCCTTCTGCCCGTCCTCCCAGAGGCTATGAAGTCTTCATACGTCGCCTCCACATCAGTCATATCTACCTCATTTCATCATAGCAgtgtctgagagaaagagagagagggagagagagagagagagagagagagaagattttAAAATTCCTCATACTGTTTCTCTAGCAAGCCTCCACAGATAAAGTcatgaaaatgcattaaatagttaatactaaataaaatgtgtttttgattaCATTGCATGTTCCTAAATTTTATATAGAATGAAGCACATTTGGaaggaagacagaaaaagagaaagaaaactgttAGAGGATCTGTGTCTAAATCTCTCTTAGGAAATCCCCTACTGGAAAATGCCTACCATGTTCCTGGGTATCGTTATACTGCTCAAGACCCAGAAGTCCACTGTTGCGATTTAAGATCAACACAATCTCCAGGGGTAAGAACTGCAAAGCTGAGTTTTACGGTGTGACCTTGGGAGCCCTTTAAAGCAATACTGTCCTGAGTTTGTCCTGCTGCTATTTTTACACAACACGAAGATAAAATAGGCCTGCTCGGCGCATTGCGCATGTCAagtaagataaataaatacctgcTACATAAGCAACAGTAGCTAAATGACATGGATAGCAATACGTCAGCTTATGAAATGCGAAATTAGCTAGATATCTTACCTGAAAATTAGTTAACCATCTAGATGACCAACTATGTAGCTTGGCTAACTAAAGACACATGTAAAAGTTAGCTATCGATTAAAGATATTTGAATAATATTTAGCTTGCTTAATGCATTAATTTACATACTAGCTACTAGatttttgaatatctctacaactcatactacagtacactgcagttactcacctggaattcTATATAAAAAGCATGCTCTGCCAGACCCCGCTGGCATAAtctggcctaaggaggagacagaagccactggcatcaagacaaggaaattCTGCACACAGGGTTTcttcccaaatccagcactctgagactgtacagtAAGCAGAAGGAGTGGGGCCAAGGACTAGTAGTGAGCGTCAGAGCCattatccaggatgaaacaaccaagatccaggagtacaccaggatggccccaagtgatgaagtgcttagtaaGTACCTCAAACAGCAGAAACCCGAGGGTGATGGAAATGACTAGAAGCAGAGACCATCATGtgaggataaacccctgcataGTATATACCATCAGCAAATGGTGAAAGCGTCTGATATGGAATAATCCTatcaatggctggaaaaggctggcaTAATATACCGAAACATCTGTACAGAGTCCAGGCTGGAAGTTTCAAGGTCAAAGTGGAATGCACCCCCAAAAGTGATGGAAAATTACCATGCTCTTTACATAATTGAAGTCGAATAGAATTActttgatttcacacacacacacacacacacacacacacacacacacacatatatatatatatatatatagacactaaaaatgtcacaaaaactGCCAtacaaatgtcaaaaaaaaaagtatgctatttaaatgtgtaaaaaggACTGGTGAGCACAAAAAATCTGAGTCGAATATAATTTTGATTCTAGGTGAATATTGGATAATTACGGTATTAGTGTAATTGGATTTGGTTTTCAGTATAGTCTGAATAAATCACTGTCATCTGTACACTCAGAATAAAAAGGCACATCAAGTTGGTACTCATACATTTTTTGTATGCTCCTATATTTTTGAGGTTAGGAGCAGCAATGCTCCTTGGCACAAAGCTTACCATCGAATCCTGTAATCTCAGA
Protein-coding regions in this window:
- the pkia gene encoding cAMP-dependent protein kinase inhibitor alpha; its protein translation is MTDVEATYEDFIASGRTGRRNAVHDILGDSGELDASGLTQTLSDLCINKADEGNDGEKNPGPSEPDSKPEKSKEEDA